The following is a genomic window from Xyrauchen texanus isolate HMW12.3.18 chromosome 6, RBS_HiC_50CHRs, whole genome shotgun sequence.
agatggacacagacagacagacagatggacacagacagatagacacagacagacagacagatagatgaacacagacagacagatcgatggacacagacagatagatagatggacacagacagacagacagatagatggagacaaacagacagatagatggacacagacagacagatagatgaacacagacagacagatcgatggacacagatagatagatagatagacacagagagacagatagatgaacacagacagacagatagatggacacagacagacagatagatggatggacacagatagatagatagatagatagatagatagatagatagatagatagatagatagatagatagatagatagatagatagatagatgaacacagacagacagatagatgaacacagacagacagatagatcgatggacacagatagatagatagatagacacagacagacagatagatgaacacagacagacagatagatggacacagacagacagatagatggatggacacagatagatagatagatagatagatagatagatagatagatagatagacacagacagacagatcttcATGATGgattgatgaatggatggatggacacagacagacaaagagatagatcttcataatggatgaatggatggatggacacagaCATACGGATGGATGGACACATACAGACAGATCttcatgatggatggatggatgaatggacacagatagactgacagacataTCTTCATATTGGATGGTTGCatggaaagagacagacagagagagagacagacagagacaaacaAATCTTCATATTGGATAGatggacacagacagacagagagatagatcttcatgatggatggatgaatggatggacacAGTCAGACAGATCTTCAtattgtatggatggatggaaagagacagacaggcagacagagagagacagacagacagacctgaACGTGAATGggataaaagacatgaaaatatGTATGAACACTCACGTAAGTGTCTCACCTGGCGCAAACTGACCCGAACCGGGTACACGATATCAGAGCCCTCTCGTCTGAAGTGCGCGTGAGGTTTGTCCTTGATGACAAACACAATATCAGCGGGAATCGTGGTTGGCGATTCATCGCCTTCGCGTGGGAACGTGATTTTAGTTCCCTCTTTCCAGCCACGCTTGATCTCAATAGTGAGGATTTTGTCCTCGGTTCTCATTGTCCGACCGTCTGGATTCAAGCGCTTCCGTGAGATCTTCATGCGCTTGGTGCACCCATGAAAGACCTCCTCCAAAGACACCTGGAGCTCGTGGTGGATCGCGGGGTCTTGTTTTCTGCGCGGCGGTCCGCCCTGACCAATGTGCCTTTCGCGTGGAAATCCATTGATGTTAAAACTCGTAAAAGGACCAAAGGGGTCACTTCCGTCCACCTCCATGTCATCGTCCTCTCGTCCATTGACTTTTCTGCCGAAAAATATTTCGAAAGGATTGGCGCCCCCGAAAAATGTGGCAAACGTCGCATGAGGATCTCCGTGGAAGGTATAGGTGAAGTTGCCTCCTGGCCCGTCTGACGAACTTCCACCTTTAAGCCCTGATAATAAACAgatttgtgagagagagagagagagagagagagagagagagagagagagagagagagagagagagagagagagagagagaaaacgttTTATCTCTGGGAAAAAAAAGCTTAGTAAGATTTAGGCCATAGGCCTCATGGCGTTTAAGGCTTGAATTACTATATGCAACCCACTGCAGCCCCCCcagtaaataaacacacaaattaTGACGCACGTGAGCACTGCCGATAGACATCAAACCCCATTACTCTACGTATGGCAAATTATGTAGATGTACCGAGCTATTCATCACATCATTTGTATATTTTGTGATGACAcatttacaaaatacaaaatggGTAAACGGATTAAGCATTTAAGATACATTCCTTTTCAGTGTTATTAGATACGGAGAATACAAAAGGGAATCCCACCTTCTTCCCCGTATTGGTCGTATATTTCTCGTTTCTTTGGATCACTAAGAACTTCATAAGCCTCCGCGACCTCCTTGAATTTCTCCTCCGCACTCGCCGCCTTGTTTTTGTCTGGATGCCATTTCAGAGCCTGTTTTCTGTACGCCTTTTTGATATCGTCGTCCGATGCCCCTTTCGCAATTCCCAAAATTTTGTAATAATCTTTGCCCATTTTCTCCTCTGAAGACCGTTTTGGCGCCGCTGCCTGTGGATTCGTCGTGGGTACCGTGTAAAGTCCTGCCTCTTTAAACAGTGATACAGATGGTTGGTCCTATGATGTTTGTTTGGAGGCTGTTACTCAGCACTAAAGACCTCGTGTTATTTTACCCTCTTTAAATAGCTATTGCTCCCTCCCCTATCAGTGTAGCTCACTGGACGCTTTCTAGAAAAGAGATGAGACACGTCATTTTCCATTTTCAGATTAATCTAAATTCACTGAAGCTAGAAGCTCTTGAAGCTACCCCTAGAGGAGGACACGCCCCCCCCCACCCCAATCAATTTTGTAACATGTTCAAATGTGTGTAATGAACTGACTGTACACTAACACCTTCACTAATctgcatttattgcattttgaacattctgaacaaacacattttttgacaATCACACAAGTAAAGAAAGGGTGTGGTactaaaatgataaataaataaataataatatttattgtatacATGGTATGAAGGTAAATGACCTGCTGTATTTACATTGTGTGGATGACTATACCCAAATCACTGATTTAACTATATAGTATCTTCGTATTAGGAATAAATCACTTTTCTTTCTGAATTGGTGTAGTAATAATATTCAGAATCAgagtcagaatcagaatcagctttattgccaagtatgcttacacatacaaggaatttgtctaggtgacaggagcttccagtcaacaacaatacaaacaataccaaaaccagcagcaagacataggtaattaaaaacaaaaaagaacacaaaataaataattatacataccggtatacacacatacactcaccttcatacatacccacatacacacacgtagtgcaaatctaatacaatctgttatataaagaacaaaaacctgtatattatttacagagcaatgtaagtaatggcagaagtggataagttggataatataaattaaaattaaaattaaactgtgtattgcatataattattgctcaatggggcaatttaattgttcattagatggatggcctgagggaaaaaactgttcctgtgtctgacggttctggtgctcagagctctgaagcgccggccagaaggcaacagttcaaaaaggtagtgggcagggtgagtggggtccagagtgattttaccagcctttttcctcactctggaagtgtatagttcttgaagggggggcagggggcaaccaataatcctctcagcagaccgaactgtcctttgtagtcttctgatgtctgatttcgtagctgcaccaaaccagacagttattgaagtgcagaggacggactcaatgactgctgagtagaactgtttcagcagcactggtggcaggttgaacttcctcagctggcgaaggaagtacaacctctgctgggcctttttcacaatggagtcgatgtgtatctcccacttcaggtcctgtgagatggtagtgcccaggaacctgaatgactccactgctgccacagtgctgtttagagtGGTGAgaggggacaatgttggggtgttcctcctaaagtccacaatcatctccactttgagcgtgttcagctccaggttgttttgactgcaccagaaagccagccgttcaacctcctttctatatgcagactcatcgtcatctcggatgaggccgatgacagtggtgtcgtctgcaaacttcag
Proteins encoded in this region:
- the LOC127644605 gene encoding dnaJ homolog subfamily B member 4-like isoform X2 is translated as MGKDYYKILGIAKGASDDDIKKAYRKQALKWHPDKNKAASAEEKFKEVAEAYEVLSDPKKREIYDQYGEEGLKGGSSSDGPGGNFTYTFHGDPHATFATFFGGANPFEIFFGRKVNGREDDDMEVDGSDPFGPFTSFNINGFPRERHIGQGGPPRRKQDPAIHHELQVSLEEVFHGCTKRMKISRKRLNPDGRTMRTEDKILTIEIKRGWKEGTKITFPREGDESPTTIPADIVFVIKDKPHAHFRREGSDIVYPVRVSLRQVRHLLIVWLLCHCVDDRR
- the LOC127644605 gene encoding dnaJ homolog subfamily B member 4-like isoform X1, with product MGKDYYKILGIAKGASDDDIKKAYRKQALKWHPDKNKAASAEEKFKEVAEAYEVLSDPKKREIYDQYGEEGLKGGSSSDGPGGNFTYTFHGDPHATFATFFGGANPFEIFFGRKVNGREDDDMEVDGSDPFGPFTSFNINGFPRERHIGQGGPPRRKQDPAIHHELQVSLEEVFHGCTKRMKISRKRLNPDGRTMRTEDKILTIEIKRGWKEGTKITFPREGDESPTTIPADIVFVIKDKPHAHFRREGSDIVYPVRVSLRQSLCGCSVTVSTIDGKTCNMKITDVIKPGMRKIMAGQGLPFPKNPEQRGDLIVEFDVNFPESLPSNAKDVLKRHLPTS